Proteins found in one Candidatus Poribacteria bacterium genomic segment:
- a CDS encoding AAA-like domain-containing protein, with the protein MKTFGTQGRVYPSRHYVVPRTEEKTEFIKRVKEGRYIVLFAPRQTGKTTFFRLALDTLTTQEPNYFPIQLNFEEYEDYTASEFYCNLYEDIREEIENVFQKREETLPKALIQFLENTALTDHVSMRRFFTRFDSFVPDHRVVLTIDEFDAIPRDALKGFLHSLRRIYLVDENRCPHSVSIIGVKSITQLSYDRSVSPFNIQDEFNLPNFTLEEVRELLGQYTEEIGQAFEEKVIASIHKQTAGQPVLVNHFAEILTESLDIPKTEPITMAHFLKAHTQLLRGQNTNIKHLTTNIRKKTRFESVLMRIMERDEGVDFNLDNDIISELATYGVIKEGRDGMCEILNPIYLYRIMRAFKPVVNGVETEYFPENFNDAFIHYLMPTGEIDMVSLLNNFRDFIGRAGFKILQVPDTPQESVGWHLLLAYLDEFVRLIGGVMHIEVQTGRGRMDLLITHNQRKYVVETKIWRGAARYLAGKKQLAAYLKLEGVTVGYYVVFDHREVSEPRVETQTIEGITIRSYVIPVIQERPSDEHRGSEHK; encoded by the coding sequence ATGAAAACCTTTGGCACACAGGGCCGCGTGTATCCGAGCCGACACTACGTCGTCCCACGCACCGAGGAGAAAACAGAATTTATCAAACGCGTTAAAGAAGGACGCTATATCGTCCTCTTCGCACCGCGACAGACTGGCAAGACAACCTTCTTTCGATTGGCACTTGATACACTTACCACCCAAGAGCCCAACTACTTCCCAATCCAATTGAATTTTGAGGAGTACGAAGACTACACCGCTTCCGAATTTTACTGTAACCTTTACGAAGATATTCGTGAAGAGATAGAAAACGTTTTTCAGAAGCGAGAAGAAACTCTGCCGAAAGCACTCATCCAATTTTTAGAAAATACAGCACTGACCGACCACGTTTCAATGCGAAGGTTCTTTACACGCTTCGATAGTTTCGTACCAGACCATAGAGTCGTTCTCACCATTGACGAGTTTGACGCTATTCCGCGCGATGCACTCAAAGGTTTTCTGCATTCACTCCGTCGTATTTATCTCGTTGATGAGAATCGGTGCCCTCATAGCGTTAGTATCATCGGAGTTAAGAGTATTACGCAACTCAGTTATGATCGTTCTGTCTCTCCTTTCAATATCCAAGATGAGTTCAACTTGCCGAATTTCACGCTTGAAGAGGTGCGTGAGCTGCTTGGACAGTATACCGAAGAGATTGGGCAGGCTTTTGAGGAAAAAGTCATTGCCTCGATTCACAAGCAAACTGCGGGGCAACCTGTGCTTGTCAATCACTTCGCCGAGATACTCACAGAGAGTTTGGACATTCCGAAAACCGAGCCGATTACGATGGCACACTTTTTGAAAGCACACACGCAGCTCCTTCGTGGACAGAATACCAATATTAAGCATCTCACAACCAATATCCGAAAAAAAACGAGATTTGAAAGCGTTCTGATGCGTATTATGGAGCGTGATGAAGGCGTAGACTTTAATCTTGATAATGACATTATCAGTGAACTCGCTACCTATGGTGTCATTAAAGAAGGAAGGGACGGGATGTGTGAGATTCTCAACCCAATTTATCTCTACCGGATTATGAGAGCCTTCAAGCCAGTCGTGAACGGGGTGGAGACTGAATATTTCCCTGAAAATTTCAATGATGCCTTTATTCATTACCTCATGCCTACCGGAGAGATTGATATGGTATCGCTCCTTAATAACTTCCGAGATTTTATCGGACGCGCAGGGTTCAAAATCCTGCAAGTGCCAGATACACCTCAGGAGTCTGTCGGGTGGCATTTACTGCTGGCGTATCTTGACGAATTTGTGAGACTTATTGGTGGTGTGATGCACATAGAAGTCCAAACCGGTCGTGGCAGAATGGATCTTCTTATCACTCATAATCAGCGAAAATACGTTGTCGAGACAAAAATTTGGAGGGGCGCGGCCCGTTATCTGGCGGGGAAAAAGCAGCTAGCGGCATATCTCAAGTTGGAAGGTGTAACGGTGGGCTATTACGTCGTTTTTGATCACCGCGAAGTGTCGGAGCCGCGCGTAGAAACACAGACGATAGAGGGGATAACGATTCGGAGCTATGTCATTCCTGTCATCCAAGAACGCCCTTCAGACGAACATCGCGGTAGTGAACACAAATAA